In Rhodamnia argentea isolate NSW1041297 chromosome 1, ASM2092103v1, whole genome shotgun sequence, the genomic window CCTCGAATAGATGACATTGCTATCTCGACTAGGTCAATAGCCGACGTCGCGGCCGACCTCAAATCGAGGCATTCTTGGCATAGCAGCGTGTCGTGTGAGAGCAGCATTGGCAATGGGCTGTCGGATCGGGGAGGTGAAACAACGGTGGCAGGGCAAGGGGCCAGAGGCGGCGGCGTCGGGTGACGAAGGCTGAGGCTATGGCGGTTGAGCTAGGGGCTCAGGATTTGGGTTTTACGAGTTAGGATTTTGTGTGTTGGTTGGCGTGAGAAAATTCGGAGGTTCTTTTTCTATTCGGAAGAGATGTAAAATAGTCTTGCGAGAGTCCTGTTAACGAGTATTCTTAAAAGCACTAGTTAGACATATTTaacgagaaaatattttgtttcaAATAGGCATTGATCGGTAGGAAATGTTACGAACACAGCCAGCACATTGAAAATtgtggtttttatttatttcatcgcTCAACAAGTGGTCCACGGGACGTTTTAACAGAATccaagggaaaagtgtcaaaaaagtcctaaatttattacattagtgccaattaaatcataaaccttttgcattagtgccaattcagtcataaaccttttgcattggtgccaattcagtcctaaaccttttgcattaaagtcaattaagtcctaaatcttttgtatttacgctaattgagttaatccagctaattttgataaaaaatcaccgacgtggacgtcgattgttctacgtggcacgactagcgttgacttggacattttttcatattattctaatattttaaataatattttaataattttttggttttttaataaatatttttaaaaattatttaaaatataaaaaaattaaaaaaatccacattagtGCCAACcatgccatgtaagacaatTGACGTTCACGCCAGCGATTtacagtcaaaattggccgaatttactcatttgacataaatacaaaatgtttaggactaaatggcactaatgcaaaatgtttatgactaaattggcacaaatgcaaaatatttaagactgaattgacgctaaaaaaagatttaagacttttttgacactaaTCCAATGTTAAATAAATGCACAAGTTCGTCAAGTGAGGGGACAAGCTTGCATTTCTATAAGTACAGAGAGGGGTAATTGATAGTTGATGAAAACTCAAGtgttctgctttttttttttttagtaaactcagaaaataacataaatggttgctggattttgattaaaatgtgCAGCGCTTTTCTAAATctttaaattattcaatatcATCTATGAACTTTGgccaaatatgcaattttatcCCTAAGCTGTTaattttgttcaatatggtcgccgaatttttttatacatgttcaatctAGTTCCCACACTATATGAAGATATCCAATGTTGGCCTCTACTTGATTTAATGAGAGGATGGTAGTGGATATTTTAACATAAGTTGGGGaatagattgaacatttaccaaaagtGTAGGGACCGCATCGTATAAGTCAATAGTTCCAAGACTACATTGTATATTAAGGTAAAATTCAGATACCGTGTTGTGCAAAACTAAAAGTTCATATGCCCTATTGCCCGTTAGGTCAAAATTCAAGAGGCGTTCGCGTCATTTCCTCAGGTAAAATCAAATGCACTGCAGGGTAACGATTCGGAAGCGGAGTAGCTTGCGCAACCGAAGATACGGAGTCGCAAATCCTTTTATCCTAAAACAAGGAGAGATTAGCTCATCGTAAGATCCTTAACACGTGGCACTAATCCTAACTAATTTTCACTGTTATtctaaacaaaaaggaaaaaatcacaagGCCCGCAACAAAGTTTTTCCCCTCGTAAAATGTAAGTCCAGATCCGCACCaaccaagcccaagcccaagcccaagacCCAAGCCTAACCCAACAACTCTTCCGTGCTCGGCCCATTCTCTCTccccaaacacacacacaagcCGTCTCTCTCTACTCCAAAGCACAAATATAACTTGTTCCCAAAGCCAGCTTCTGATAAAAATCGCCTCCGATCTCTCTCAACCTTGATTTCGCCCCCGATCTCTCACCGGAAAACCCTCCTGCACAGCCATGGGACAGGGGACTCCGGGAGGCCTCAGCCGCCAGTCCGGCGACCGCAAGCAGGACGGCGCcgacaagaaggagaagaagttcgAGCCGGCCGCCCCGCCGTCGCGTGTCGGCCGGAAGCAGCGGAAGCAGAAGGGGCCGGAGGCCGCCGCGAGGCTCCCGACCGTCACCCCGCTGACCAAGTGCAAGCTCCGGCTGCTGAAGCTGGAGCGGATCAAGGACTACCTGCTCATGGAGGAGGAGTTCGTCACGAACCAGGAGCGGCTCAAGCCGCAGGAGGAGAAGGCCGAGGAGGACCGGTCGAAGGTCGACGATCTTAGGGGGTCGCCGATGAGCGTGGGAAATCTGGAGGAGTTGATCGACGAGAACCACGCGATCGTTTCGTCGTCGGTGGGGCCGGAGTACTACGTGAGTATCTTGAGTTTCGTGGATAAGGACCAGCTGGAGCCTGGATGCGCCATTCTGATGCATAATAAGGTTTGTGAATTCTAGGGCTTTTTGTGGGAGTATTTGTAGTTTTATGTGATCTTGATTGATTCGCTGAGTGAATTATGTTATTTATCAAGGAATGCGTACGAAAGGTTAGGGCTTTCTTAAAGATTCGATGTTTGGATTCAAACGCGGTGTTATTAGGTTCGGAAGATGTTATTCTTTGATCGGTTAAAAGCTTTCGGCAAAGTAAGAGTagacttctgaccaaaaaaaaaaataaaatgtaagaGTAGAGTCGAGGAGTTGTTATCTGGGTAGGAAACTGGTTAATAGCTTTTAGATTGCATCGTGGAATGTGAGATGGTGTAAGGTGCGCATCAGTTGTATTAGTCATGGTGACCTTCAGGGATTCCGGATGAAGTAAGAATTCTTTACAACAGAGCGGTCACTTCCATGTGTTAACAGACTTGTTCTTGTTCAATGTCCACGAGCATATGTGCGAGTATCCTTGCTGTGGCCAGAGGCCGAAAGGATAGGGTTCTTGAAGCCCCCATATTGGTTTCATGCTGAATTCTACATGTaccttttacctttttcttttggtttctgATAGCAGTTGGCATGGCTTTAACTTCTTCAATGGCCCATCAACTGTACACCCCGGCAGTATACTGGATAGATTTCTGAATCATTACATAGCTTCTTGTGTTGTTACACTAAATAGGATGTAGTAGGAGGTTTAATTTATAGATTCCTTAATCTGCGGATTTGACTTGATTTCATTTCTGTTTCAATCAGGTGCTTTCTgtggttgggcttcttcaagatgaAGTTGATCCCATGGTGTCTGTAATGAAGGTTGAAAAGGCTCCTTTGGAGTCTTATGCAGATATAGGTGGTTTGGATGCTCAGATTCAAGAGATAAAGGAAGCTGTTGAGCTCCCTCTTACCCATCCTGAGCTTTATGAAGACATTGGTATTAAGCCTCCAAAGGGAGTTATACTATATGGAGAACCTGGGACTGGGAAAACTTTACTGGCAAAGGTATATTACACAAGCTATTCCACAACAATTCAAAGATTTTGTTGGGAGGATCGATATATTGTCTGAAAGCAATAATTACTGCGGAACAGTTTTGTCTTGTATTTACCTTTCACACTTCAAAAGAACTTGTTATTTTTGTCTAGAAAGACTATCATGTAGTCCTTGtgatgttcttttgttttgtgtgATGATCTTATTTTCTTAATGCTAGCATTGGGTATTGCATTTCTTGGTGCTGAATCCTGTTATCCATGTGGCTTATGAGTTTGGGAACCTTGTTTCCCTTCAGTCATGAAGTTGTGCTACAAGAAAGTAGAGTATGGATTATTATACCACTTAATTTACATAAATCATGTTCTTGATATGAAGATGAAACTTCAGAATGAGTTAGCTATCATGAACACTTCCCTGTTAAATTTGCTTCTTTTAGTTGATAATGACCCAGCATAAGCATAAGGAGAAGTATCTTAAGAAGATAAGAAGAGACGTTTTAGAGTGTTGAGCTTCAGTTAAGGGATCATCTGTTGGAATAGTAAAAGGATTGGTCTGCAATAGGTGCCAGGAGGCCCTGGACAACCCCAGAACCAAACATTCTTTATTTCTAATCCACGCTATCTCAAGCTTACGGAATCTTTTGCTTTTAGTGGAAAGTGTGGTGAGTGAATTTATGTGAAAGAGCATTTTGTGTATACAGTTTTCATATGCCATTAGGAGTTTCCTGTTTGGGAATTTGGGATATGAATGTGGGTACCTCATTTATATTCACTTCTCCTTGCATATGGCCTCACTTTCATGCTAAATATGATTGTGTAATTTTGAATTCCAGTATTGCTGAAGTGAATTTTTATTCTATAAGTGAAGTTTTATAAAGTTTTAGCTTCTAAAAATCATGTTTGGGCTTTTCTAGGCTGTTGCAAACTCAACATCAGCGACGTTCTTGCGTGTTGTTGGGAGTGAGTTGATTCAAAAGTACTTGGGTGACGGTCCAAAACTAGTGAGGGAGCTTTTTAGAGTTGCTGATGAGCTATCACCTTCGATTGTCTTTATTGATGAAATTGATGCAGTTGGTACAAAGAGGTAAAGAGAGCCTCTTCTTGAGTCTTGAAGGATGTTTTGAATTATGCTTTAATTTGTGAGCCTGTAGCTTATATTAATATGCATGGCAGGTATGATGCGCACTCTGGTGGTGAACGTGAAATTCAGAGGACTATGTTGGAATTGTTGAACCAGTTGGATGGTTTTGATTCTAGAGGAGATGTTAAAGTAATTTTAGCGACAAACAGAATTGAGAGTCTAGATCCAGCTTTGCTGCGTCCTGGTCGTATAGATCGGAAAATCGAATTCCCTTTGCCTGATATCAAGACCAGAAGACGTATTTTCCAGGTAATTGGCGTGTCAATTCTTCCAATTGTAAAGCATGCTGAACTTGAATTTGTCTTATAGATTGGTTACATTTTATTGTTTAAGTCCATGGCTGAGAGTCCTTGTGTCAATCTGCAGATACACACATCAAGAATGACCTTGGCTGATGATGTCAACTTGGAAGAATTTGTGATGACCAAGGATGAGTTCTCTGGTGCTGATATAAAGGCAATTTGTACTGAAGCTGGTTTGCTTGCTTTAAGAGAGCGTCGTATGAAGGTAAATCTTATTCTTCTCATTCCCATACAGGCTTCTTCAATGGGGAATTGCATCCTCTGTTTATCTTTGTATGAGGGTCCTTTAGTGACTTTTTCTTAACCTGGAATATTCTATCGCTTAAATAAGGGACATTTGTTTTGGATATGATCAGTTATCATCCCAGTGTCCTCCGCCCCACAtatttgtttccctttttttggttggggtgGGGTAAGTATCTTGTACTCCACTATTATACAGATTTCTAGTTAAATTGGATCCTTTCTCGTTTCTGAGGGCCCAGGTGGGTGAATTTACCCTGTGCAGCCAAACCAGTATAAATGGTGCATGAAGCAAAAGAACTTACGGTTATATAGATTTCAATTTATTGAtttcaaaaactaaaagaaaagctAGGAAATGTGTTAGTTGAAGGAATCATCTGTCTGATGAATCACTGTTGCGAACTTTGCTTCTATTCCAAGAAGATGCGTCTTCTTTGGGCATGCATCAAGCTAAAAGCGTTCATTTTAGTCCTGACAAATTTTCATGGCACGACAAATTAGAGGGCCATTCTTTTATTCCCTTTGCTGTGAGGCATTTAAAGGAAGGATAGAGTTGGAGAGAGTTCTCATTTGGAAGGTATACACTGAATGAGCGGGATTCCACATTGGGAGGGAACAGTTCATATTCCTTGGTAGATGAACATGTATAGTCTAAGGAGTACCTCATTCTTCACTTACTGTAAATGTAGGAGTGTGGGGGACTTTTTAGTGgtggatttgaaatttgagtTTTTGTTTTATGTTCGTGTTCTGCCAAGTATTTAAAATCCTATTGTCTCTAAAAAATCGTTGTTTTTCTCACACTTAGCATCTTCTATAGCGATCTGTTAATGGTAAACACGACTATGTTCTTAGCCCAGAAAAGGTTTACAAAACTAAAGCATAAGCAATCTGTTGTTAACATACCTTCTTTTTGATGATTATGTTCTTACATGGGGTAGTAATAGCACTGAAGCTCTTCTAAAGAGGTCAATGCGTTTGGTGTGAAAAGAAGTTTGGCTAGAGTAGTTTATGAGGGATCCATCAGGCCCTCAAGGAGGGGATTGGGTTAGGGAGATCTTGCAAGTAAACTAGTGGAGTGCTCTTatatcttttgtaattttcatcaAGTGCTGCCTTACATCAGCCTGTTGTCCATAACTGGCTAGACTTCACTTGTTGGGTGACCTCCCGCCTTGATATATCATATCTGATGTCAGAACTGGTTCTGTAGTTGAACGTTTGGCTACATTTATATGTGGCCATTTCCTGATTTTTTCACATACTAAGCTCTTGCTTTTCTGAGTATAATTATGCAACTAGAATCtcatttttttgcctttttgtgcTTTGAACAAATTAATATGATGTTTAATCCATGTTCTCTAGCCTTATTTTCATCAGCTCAGCAAAAAGTTTTCCCGTTGTTTCTCTTCCGCTTAACAAGCCCTTGATGACTCATGACTTCAATGGAAATAACTTCATGTATTCTTGTCTTGATTGATTGCTTTTAAACCACCAAGGATCTTGGCCAAGTTCAGATTGTCTCTGAATTTTCACCACACTGGTCATAGTTTAACTCTTTGTTGGAATATTATCAGAATAGTGACAGCATTTGATCATCTCGAGTTGTCAATGTTCCTTGCCAAATCTTgtcaattttcaagtatttttcgtACCAATATGTTGTGCCGAGAATGTTGAATTTGCCT contains:
- the LOC115753329 gene encoding 26S proteasome regulatory subunit 4 homolog A, giving the protein MGQGTPGGLSRQSGDRKQDGADKKEKKFEPAAPPSRVGRKQRKQKGPEAAARLPTVTPLTKCKLRLLKLERIKDYLLMEEEFVTNQERLKPQEEKAEEDRSKVDDLRGSPMSVGNLEELIDENHAIVSSSVGPEYYVSILSFVDKDQLEPGCAILMHNKVLSVVGLLQDEVDPMVSVMKVEKAPLESYADIGGLDAQIQEIKEAVELPLTHPELYEDIGIKPPKGVILYGEPGTGKTLLAKAVANSTSATFLRVVGSELIQKYLGDGPKLVRELFRVADELSPSIVFIDEIDAVGTKRYDAHSGGEREIQRTMLELLNQLDGFDSRGDVKVILATNRIESLDPALLRPGRIDRKIEFPLPDIKTRRRIFQIHTSRMTLADDVNLEEFVMTKDEFSGADIKAICTEAGLLALRERRMKVTHADFKKAKEKVMFKKKEGVPEGLYM